ACATGATAAAGGTGTTAATACTTATTAGTCATCTTACGTCGAACTTTTGAGGGAAGTCTGAAACTAACAAGATACTCTAAGCGAATGTGAGTGCTAAGATGAGATGGCCACATAACGTAGCACTTCGGATTTGAGCAATCATCAACGCCAGAATCATATatctcgctacttgggaaagAATCTTGTGATCCAGGCGTGATAGCTTCCATGTTGCCCAATATCACTCGGCACAGCAACATGTACTGCACCCCTTTTTCGTCAACATCACAAAGACCAACACTGCCAACCAACAAAATATGATGCAAAAATGTTAACTAACAAAATGAATGGTCAGAATATTTGAGTTAAGACAACGCACCTAGTAAAGGCTCGATCTTCTGGTGAGAGATAAACACCAGCGCTCAAGCATGCCTTCTCAGTAGGTTTCCCAGTCGTACCGAAACCATGAATCAGAATCCTAACTATGTCAGTCTTTGTAGATCCAAGCCATCCATATCTTACATTTGAATCACCACGATCTTCTTTGGTGCAACTCATTTGTCTTTCAAAAGCTTGAAGTCGACATTGTGCAGTGATATCATTCGGTGCGTAGCGGTGGATATGAAGTATGTTATTTGGTGTTGCAAATGGACCCAGACCAGAGAGGAAAAGATCCTGAACAAACAAAAAGTCTTCGGTTCCTCTTTCCACAGATGTGATCTTCTTACGCAATACGTCTGCAGTGGAAGGATTCTGTGGAACTGGAGGGCTAGATTCAAGAACAACTTGCTTCACCACTTCAGGTGGAGAATTTACAACCTTGTCCAACATTATGCCCTGTGCATTGCCTTCGACATTACCTGAGGTGACATTGGCCATTTCATCAGCTTGCTCATCAAAGAacagagaaggaaaaaagcCTTTTCCAGTATCATCAAACCATGCAACAGATCGCTGCTTCCTGGTTTTTAGGTTGACGAGGGTCATCGACAAGAAATCAACAAGAACAGGCTCATCATCCATAACAGTCACAACACTAGATTTCCCCCCTTTGAATTCTTCAATCAGGGAGTTCATTATTAGCTCAGGAAAATTGTACCAAGAACCTTGTTTGTAAAACACGATACGGCTGGGAACTCCACTTTTCAGGTAATTGACACAGTCACTGGCAAGGTTAGGTCGCGTGCAACAACACTTGCATCGTTTAGCAGATGGATCAGCTGAAGGTCCATTGTCAACTTTGACTCGACGAGATTTGCACTCTTTTGACAGGCAGTCATCGACGAGCTTGCGCTTCAAGCACAAGGATTTGGATTCTTGTGACAATGCCATGGGCTGACTTGGTTACTACCAGAACAGATCTAACGCTAATATGGTACACAATTCACAGGTCTCACTTCATTTTTGATCAATAGAGAATGATCCTGTATGAGGAAAAATGAATGAGTACCTCTCATATAaaacacacagttcaagaatatatatgcaggaaaAGTTGCATCTTATGAATTTTATAGAAGCACACTTGAATTTGTGGTACTTGAGACAAAAAACGAAGTATTGATATGTGAAGGACCAAAACCAGTTATGCTCTTTTACAGAAACAAGTACAATATTTGATAGTTCATTTCTAGCCTCCTAGTCATAACAATTTATTTATAGAGTATATAGAGTACAAACTGAGTGCTGCTAACGTAGACGGCCTTCGGACGAAAAACTTAACTCAGAGTTTTCTGTCAGTAAGAACAAATGGCAGTTCAATTCGAGCAATTTCTTGCACaacatttgttttttgaagAACTGTTTGCTAACCAAGAAATCATTGTTGTATAAATAATAATATATACTTTAACAAAATAAGATATTCTCAACTTAACCTTCCTTCTGCTATATTAAGCCATTAAGTAACGTTTTTAAACAATAATGCTAATATGGTCATAGAGCCACTTGCAGGCCATAACATAGCAAATGAAACATGTCAGATAAACTGGAACTAACTGAATACCCCAAACATCCAATTATGCAATAACTAATGATTCCCATACAACTACTTGTG
This is a stretch of genomic DNA from Brachypodium distachyon strain Bd21 chromosome 1, Brachypodium_distachyon_v3.0, whole genome shotgun sequence. It encodes these proteins:
- the LOC100830048 gene encoding probable inactive poly [ADP-ribose] polymerase SRO1 isoform X8, coding for MALSQESKSLCLKRKLVDDCLSKECKSRRVKVDNGPSADPSAKRCKCCCTRPNLASDCVNYLKSGVPSRIVFYKQGSWYNFPELIMNSLIEEFKGGKSSVVTVMDDEPVLVDFLSMTLVNLKTRKQRSVAWFDDTGKGFFPSLFFDEQADEMANVTSGNVEGNAQGIMLDKVVNSPPEVVKQVVLESSPPVPQNPSTADVLRKKITSVERGTEDFLFVQDLFLSGLGPFATPNNILHIHRYAPNDITAQCRLQAFERQMSCTKEDRGDSNVRYGWLGSTKTDIVRILIHGFGTTGKPTEKACLSAGVYLSPEDRAFTSVGLCDVDEKGVQYMLLCRVILGNMEAITPGSQDSFPSSEIYDSGVDDCSNPKCYVMWPSHLSTHIRLEYLVSFRLPSKVRHYLLGLKGLWFQPSPKEVPVDVSTLQPIMGGTGEAPTSPWISFKVLFAMIQDNISSVARELLFHHYEELKENEISREQMVKNMIVIVGEKLLLETLKKLHYCPSLWYKSSIEVISGDPVRTAAEDPARTTKGQISLDQKTRNCALTLRNLGDSHAPNALAGSSTALSNKGCDALAVGMVLQSYDSLTPSSVPETSTSAGAICRTSSNLEPKGLSPKGSESLGPGLALGNSKSRGVKGSSSVRRRTPEGQEFLSLSIAPQSQSPVLHSVKDHGGVAAPVHAPGHVNSPPLSTVCCDSLALSIASKGHDPTTSSSNKEPKCHRAPTTHTVSESQHSQVPSAATKGHTAPTPITGEPKNQSAQFEKRNKSPGPILEPGSNIAQAADILIALSTPREKGN